The Saccharothrix variisporea genome has a segment encoding these proteins:
- a CDS encoding ATP-binding protein, which translates to MMSDGRLAPGDLGALVREWRTRALLTQEELADRAGLNVRTIRRLENGALRRPRSTSVRLLIEALALDRAEADLLTTAAAGRAPREPPSGAPRQLPAALAGFTGRDTQLRRLDGFLRADPDEADATAVVAIAGPAGVGKTSLAVHWAHRAARHFPDGQLYVDLRGFDPSGTAVHPSEALRGFLTADGVPPERVPAGTEAQSALYRSRLAGRRVLVLLDNARDADQVRPLLPGGGTCLVLVTSRTPLSGLIAHDGAHPVLLDVLTPTEAQHLLARRLGPRRVAAEPEAVAEIVARCARLPLALAVVAARAAIRPGFPLAGFAAELRESSGLDALSGHDARADLRSVFSWSTNAVSPAAARLFRLLGTHPGPDTSTAAAAALAALPLAEARALLAELADAYLVVEHAPGRYTCHDLLRGHATELARIHDTEQDRRSATLRVLDHYLHTGRAAAALFNPQRTEPALAPPQPGVSPEPVPDYAAALAWFTTEHRALLAAADHAVRTGHHRHAAHLAWAVSGFLDRRGHWEDWIRCQGTALTASRHLGDRALEADAHRNLGRANARLGREDEAYEHYHQALELYRRIDDLGGQARTHTNLALLLEQTQNHAEALSHALQSLSIHRGLNDDGVGHANALNTVGWCYALVGDYRQTLVHCQEAIVLHRTINDRDGEAATWDTLGYAHHHLGNHRQATTCYQAAIRLYRELGDRYYESLSLIHLGDLHNGAGAPTTARENWQRAMHILTDLNHPAATDVQARLQGAVETTPSTTTR; encoded by the coding sequence ATGATGTCCGACGGCCGATTAGCGCCCGGCGACCTGGGCGCGCTGGTGCGGGAGTGGCGGACGCGGGCGCTGCTGACCCAGGAGGAACTCGCCGACCGCGCGGGCCTCAACGTCCGCACCATCCGCCGGCTGGAGAACGGCGCGCTGCGCCGGCCGCGCAGCACGTCCGTGCGGCTGCTGATCGAAGCCCTGGCCCTGGACCGGGCCGAAGCCGACCTCCTGACCACCGCCGCCGCCGGCCGCGCCCCGCGAGAACCACCGTCCGGCGCGCCTCGGCAGCTGCCCGCCGCCCTCGCCGGCTTCACCGGCCGCGACACCCAGCTGCGCCGCCTGGACGGCTTCCTGCGCGCCGACCCCGACGAGGCGGACGCGACCGCCGTCGTCGCGATCGCCGGTCCGGCCGGGGTGGGCAAGACGTCCCTGGCGGTGCACTGGGCGCACCGGGCCGCCCGCCACTTCCCCGACGGGCAGCTCTACGTGGACCTGCGCGGTTTCGACCCGAGCGGCACGGCGGTGCACCCTTCGGAGGCGCTGCGCGGTTTCCTGACCGCGGACGGCGTGCCGCCCGAACGCGTCCCGGCGGGCACCGAGGCGCAGTCCGCCCTGTACCGCAGCCGGCTGGCCGGGCGGCGCGTGCTGGTCCTGCTGGACAACGCCCGCGACGCTGACCAGGTCCGGCCGCTGCTGCCCGGCGGCGGGACGTGCCTGGTGCTGGTGACCAGCCGCACCCCGCTGTCGGGCCTGATCGCCCACGACGGCGCCCACCCGGTCCTGCTCGACGTGCTCACCCCGACCGAGGCGCAGCACCTGCTGGCCCGCCGCCTGGGTCCGCGCCGCGTCGCCGCCGAACCCGAGGCGGTCGCGGAGATCGTCGCCCGCTGCGCCCGCCTGCCCCTGGCGCTGGCCGTCGTGGCGGCGCGCGCGGCGATCCGGCCCGGTTTCCCGCTGGCCGGTTTCGCCGCCGAGCTCCGGGAGAGCAGCGGCCTGGACGCCCTGTCCGGCCACGACGCGCGAGCCGACCTCCGCAGCGTGTTCTCCTGGTCCACGAACGCCGTGAGCCCGGCCGCGGCCCGCCTGTTCCGCCTGCTCGGCACGCACCCGGGCCCCGACACCAGCACCGCCGCCGCGGCCGCCCTGGCCGCCCTGCCCCTGGCGGAAGCGCGCGCCCTGCTGGCGGAACTGGCCGACGCGTACCTCGTCGTCGAGCACGCTCCCGGCCGCTACACGTGCCACGACCTGCTGCGCGGGCACGCCACCGAACTGGCCCGGATCCACGACACCGAGCAGGACCGGCGGTCCGCCACCCTGCGCGTCCTGGACCACTACCTGCACACCGGCCGGGCCGCCGCCGCCCTGTTCAACCCGCAGCGCACCGAGCCGGCACTCGCGCCGCCCCAGCCCGGCGTGAGCCCCGAGCCCGTCCCGGACTACGCCGCCGCCCTGGCGTGGTTCACCACCGAGCACCGGGCGTTGCTGGCCGCCGCCGACCACGCCGTCCGCACCGGCCACCACCGCCACGCCGCCCACCTCGCCTGGGCCGTGTCCGGCTTCCTGGACCGCCGCGGGCACTGGGAGGACTGGATCCGGTGCCAGGGAACAGCCCTCACCGCCTCCCGGCACCTGGGCGACCGGGCGTTGGAGGCCGACGCCCACCGCAACCTCGGCCGCGCGAACGCCCGCCTGGGCCGCGAGGACGAGGCCTACGAGCACTACCACCAGGCCCTGGAGCTGTACCGGCGGATCGACGACCTGGGCGGCCAGGCCAGGACCCACACCAACCTGGCCCTGCTGCTGGAACAGACCCAGAACCACGCCGAGGCCCTGAGCCACGCCCTCCAGTCACTGTCGATCCACCGCGGCCTCAACGACGACGGGGTCGGTCACGCCAACGCCCTCAACACCGTGGGGTGGTGCTACGCCCTGGTGGGCGACTACCGCCAGACCCTGGTCCACTGCCAGGAGGCCATCGTCCTGCACCGCACCATCAACGACCGGGACGGCGAGGCCGCCACCTGGGACACCCTGGGCTACGCCCACCACCACCTGGGCAACCACCGCCAGGCCACCACCTGCTACCAGGCCGCGATCCGCCTCTACCGGGAACTGGGCGACCGCTACTACGAATCGCTGAGCCTGATCCACCTGGGCGACCTGC
- a CDS encoding endonuclease/exonuclease/phosphatase family protein: MVAEQAPEVARRWCLGTRLVVAATAVWAVFLVLHVLLAGRWWPWLALEATPPIALVVVPVLLLGVGWFARPVRRRLAAVLAVLLLVGAYLAGYLPPWSESTNARGTEVKVFAWSTDYWQMSDDKDAFYAFLRAQDADVYLLQEYLYWAGDDHPIRIDDTARLRAEFPGYELSVDGELLTLSRLPVLATHHRPDPGTDTGWYWQGTKSQRTDLRVADRTISFYNVHLPVPFRIGDHPLSARFYRFLRDQGTWRLRELDELRADLAANPNPVVVAGDFNSPWMELTGLGGGTTAHHPDGGPSSTPSWPVSDYPFPRLWRLDWLYTSGDLAVPGYRFGGGEAFSDHAAQEIRVVVPPAP, translated from the coding sequence ATGGTCGCCGAACAAGCGCCCGAAGTGGCCCGGCGGTGGTGTCTCGGGACGCGGCTGGTGGTGGCGGCGACGGCGGTGTGGGCGGTGTTCCTGGTCCTGCACGTCCTGCTGGCCGGTCGGTGGTGGCCCTGGCTCGCGCTGGAGGCCACGCCGCCGATCGCCCTGGTCGTGGTGCCCGTGCTGCTGCTGGGGGTCGGGTGGTTCGCCAGACCGGTCCGGCGGCGGCTCGCGGCGGTCCTCGCGGTGTTGCTGCTGGTCGGCGCCTACCTGGCCGGCTACCTGCCCCCGTGGTCCGAGAGCACGAACGCGCGGGGTACCGAGGTGAAGGTCTTCGCCTGGTCCACCGACTACTGGCAGATGTCCGACGACAAGGACGCCTTCTACGCCTTCCTGCGCGCCCAGGACGCCGACGTCTACCTGTTGCAGGAGTACCTGTACTGGGCGGGCGACGACCACCCGATCCGCATCGACGACACCGCCCGGCTGCGCGCCGAGTTCCCCGGCTACGAGCTGTCGGTCGACGGCGAGCTGCTCACGCTGTCCCGCCTGCCCGTTCTCGCCACCCACCACCGGCCCGACCCGGGCACGGACACCGGCTGGTACTGGCAGGGCACCAAGTCCCAGCGCACCGACCTCCGGGTCGCCGACCGCACGATCTCCTTCTACAACGTGCACCTGCCGGTGCCGTTCCGGATCGGCGACCACCCGCTCAGTGCCCGGTTCTACCGGTTCCTGCGGGACCAGGGCACCTGGCGGCTGCGCGAGCTGGACGAGCTCCGCGCGGACCTCGCGGCCAACCCGAACCCGGTCGTCGTGGCGGGCGACTTCAACTCGCCGTGGATGGAGCTGACCGGGCTGGGTGGCGGCACGACGGCCCACCACCCCGACGGTGGACCGTCCTCCACCCCGTCCTGGCCGGTCTCCGACTACCCGTTCCCCCGGCTGTGGCGGCTGGACTGGCTCTACACCTCCGGCGACCTGGCCGTCCCCGGCTACCGCTTCGGCGGCGGCGAGGCGTTCTCCGACCACGCGGCCCAGGAGATCCGCGTCGTCGTCCCGCCCGCGCCCTGA
- a CDS encoding NAD-dependent epimerase/dehydratase family protein, which produces MVTVAVTGAAGVLGSHLVGRLLRDGHDVRGFDLRPVEEPGLESFTGDIRDPRALAGAFSGADVVVHCASALPSYPAADITSIVVEGTTTVLEAARAAAVDRVVHISSTAVYGLPRRVPTPEDHPHEPVDTYSAAKAAAEEVTDRFRAEGMCLSVLRPKTFLGPGRMGLFDMLFQWAEEGRNFPVLGRGDVRIQMLALDDLVDAVVAVMNAPEDIARDTYNIGAAEFGTLREDFQAVLDAAGHGKRVVSVPSGPAVAVLRALERTKLSPVYGRLVQKLLADSYVSVEKARDRLGFQPRLSNRDAILQTYDWWRGRRVAAVSGGGRTSRDPWRQGVLGLAKVFF; this is translated from the coding sequence GTGGTGACCGTCGCCGTCACCGGCGCCGCCGGCGTGCTCGGCTCGCACCTGGTCGGGCGCCTGCTGCGGGACGGGCACGACGTCCGCGGCTTCGACCTGCGCCCGGTGGAGGAACCCGGGCTGGAGTCGTTCACCGGCGACATCCGCGACCCGCGTGCCCTCGCCGGCGCGTTCAGCGGCGCGGACGTCGTGGTGCACTGCGCCTCCGCGCTGCCCAGCTACCCGGCCGCCGACATCACCTCGATCGTCGTCGAGGGGACCACGACCGTGCTGGAGGCCGCACGAGCCGCTGCCGTGGACCGGGTCGTGCACATCTCCTCGACCGCCGTCTACGGCCTGCCCCGCCGGGTGCCCACGCCCGAGGACCACCCGCACGAACCGGTGGACACCTACAGCGCGGCCAAGGCGGCGGCCGAGGAGGTGACCGACCGGTTCCGGGCCGAGGGGATGTGCCTGTCCGTGCTGCGGCCCAAGACCTTCCTGGGACCCGGCCGGATGGGGCTGTTCGACATGCTCTTCCAGTGGGCCGAGGAAGGTCGCAACTTCCCCGTGCTGGGCCGGGGTGACGTGCGCATCCAGATGCTGGCGCTGGACGACCTCGTGGACGCCGTCGTGGCGGTGATGAACGCCCCCGAGGACATCGCCCGCGACACCTACAACATCGGCGCGGCCGAGTTCGGCACGCTGCGCGAGGACTTCCAGGCCGTGCTGGACGCCGCCGGGCACGGCAAGCGGGTGGTGTCGGTGCCCAGCGGACCCGCGGTCGCGGTCCTGCGCGCCTTGGAGCGCACCAAGCTGTCGCCCGTGTACGGCCGGCTGGTGCAGAAGCTGCTCGCCGACTCCTACGTGAGCGTCGAGAAGGCCCGGGACCGGCTCGGGTTCCAGCCGCGGTTGTCCAACCGCGACGCCATCCTCCAGACCTACGACTGGTGGCGCGGGCGGAGGGTGGCGGCGGTGTCGGGCGGCGGGCGGACCAGCCGCGACCCGTGGCGGCAAGGCGTGCTCGGGCTGGCGAAGGTGTTCTTCTGA
- a CDS encoding aspartate aminotransferase family protein, whose product MAELMGLREAEELDVEEVHELYRAYINKNQVRLMTSFGFGRELVDHAEGAYVYTRDGRKVLDFTGGVGVLNHGHNHPRILAARRRFQEQRRMEVHKTYFSPYLAALGHNLAAVLPGDLNRSFLPNSGAEAVEGAVKLAYKYHGGRRRQILRADNSFHGKLLGSGGLTGGTQNHFAFPTIPGIRTFDYDDLDSVRKVVAEARGDVYALLVEPFSASTMRWCSEEFLRGVRELCTAEDIVLIFDEIYTGWGKTGSMFYFMRHEGLVPDVVTTSKSFGGGKSSISAYIAREPIFRKAYDNMTDAMMQSTSTTYYGFGEETATAIEAVCIAVEDDYPARARALEAVLRPGLERIKKTYPDLVADVRGAGALFGVFLAGGPKLLDLVGKLPAGLAKDPLIRTKVITAAVIHTLYRKHDVYTYNTLNGRSPLVVSPPLVAGPEEAERFLDALDATLGEGMTRLLGRFVRERVASW is encoded by the coding sequence GTGGCCGAATTGATGGGTCTGCGGGAGGCCGAAGAACTCGACGTCGAGGAGGTGCACGAGCTCTACCGCGCTTACATCAACAAGAACCAGGTCCGGTTGATGACCTCCTTCGGTTTCGGTCGCGAACTGGTCGACCACGCCGAGGGCGCATATGTCTACACGCGTGACGGGCGCAAGGTCCTGGACTTCACCGGCGGTGTCGGTGTGCTCAACCACGGGCACAACCACCCGCGCATCCTGGCCGCGCGCAGGCGTTTCCAGGAACAGCGGCGCATGGAGGTGCACAAGACCTACTTCTCGCCGTACCTGGCCGCGCTGGGGCACAACCTGGCCGCGGTCCTGCCCGGCGACCTGAACCGCTCCTTCCTGCCCAACTCCGGCGCGGAGGCGGTCGAGGGCGCGGTCAAGCTGGCCTACAAGTACCACGGCGGACGCCGTCGGCAGATCCTGCGCGCGGACAACAGCTTCCACGGCAAGCTGCTCGGTTCCGGCGGCCTGACCGGCGGCACCCAGAACCACTTCGCGTTCCCGACGATCCCCGGTATCCGCACGTTCGACTACGACGACCTCGACTCGGTGCGCAAGGTCGTCGCCGAAGCCCGCGGCGATGTCTACGCGCTGCTGGTGGAACCGTTCAGCGCCTCCACCATGCGGTGGTGTTCGGAGGAATTCCTGCGCGGGGTGCGCGAACTGTGCACGGCCGAGGACATCGTGCTGATCTTCGACGAGATCTACACCGGCTGGGGCAAGACCGGCAGCATGTTCTACTTCATGCGCCACGAAGGACTCGTGCCGGACGTGGTCACCACGTCGAAGTCGTTCGGCGGCGGGAAATCGTCGATCTCCGCGTACATCGCGCGTGAGCCGATCTTCCGCAAGGCCTACGACAACATGACCGACGCGATGATGCAAAGCACCAGCACCACCTACTACGGCTTCGGCGAGGAGACCGCCACCGCGATCGAAGCGGTGTGCATCGCCGTCGAGGACGACTACCCGGCCCGCGCCCGTGCGCTGGAAGCCGTGCTGCGGCCCGGTCTGGAGCGCATCAAGAAGACCTACCCCGATCTCGTCGCCGACGTGCGCGGCGCGGGCGCGTTGTTCGGGGTCTTCCTGGCCGGCGGGCCGAAGCTGCTGGACCTGGTGGGCAAGCTGCCGGCGGGCCTGGCCAAGGACCCGTTGATCCGCACGAAGGTCATCACGGCCGCGGTGATCCACACCCTGTACCGCAAGCACGACGTCTACACCTACAACACGCTCAACGGCCGCAGCCCGCTCGTGGTCAGCCCACCGCTGGTGGCCGGGCCGGAGGAGGCCGAACGGTTCCTCGACGCCCTGGACGCCACCCTCGGCGAGGGCATGACCCGGCTGCTGGGCCGGTTCGTCCGGGAGCGGGTGGCGTCGTGGTGA